The Desulfovibrio piger DNA segment GAGAGGACGGATTCATTGAGCAGATATTTTTCCATGCGGTCGATCCATTTCTCTTCGACTCTGGAAAAACTGTGCGCCTGCTTCAGCCGGGACACGGCGCGGCGGATGCGCTCCTCGTGCCCCAGAAGTTCGGCATTGATACCGTAGCGGCGGATCAGGCTGATGATGTCGGCGGCAATATCTTTGTTGCTCATCCGGGAAAGGGCGGAATTAAGCTGCCGGATGGTAAAGCCTTCCCGTCCCAGAGCCAGACGCAAGCTCTTGAGGCTTGCGCGGCTGAGGTCGGCCGGGCGCGTGCAAATGGTGTTCAGGGCCGCTATCGCGTTGCGCTGTTCCCGCACAAAACGGGCAAAGGATTCCAGATAGTCGCCGGGGCGAAGATTCTCCTTGCCGTAACCCCGCGTATGGCTGGTGAGCGCATCCGGCGTATCGGAAAGAACGACGGGGCGGCGGCCCGCATAGTCTTCACTCTGAATAAGCTCAAACAAATCGCGTTTGGACAGCAACAGGGCCTTTGCCTCACTCGGGCGCTCCTGTACGCGCTCGATGAAGGTATCGGGCGTGTCACCGGCCATATCGACAAAGTGCTGCCTGAGTTCATCCGTCAGGGAGCGCTTGCGGCGTTGCAGTTTGGCAATGATCTGGTTGATCTGGTTCAGGATTTGCGGAGGTTCCTCCATTGTCTCCAGCCCGTCCAGAAGTTGGGAAAAAGTAACCGACGGATTGCTGACCACCGGTTTCATGCTGGTAACCGGTTCAAGAACCGTGTACAGGCCCACGGCGTCGTACACTTCAAAATGGTCTTTTCCGATGTCCGGGCAGAGCCTGGTGGCGCGGCCCAGCATCTGCTCAAACAGAATGCGGGATTTTACCCTGCGTAGGAAGACAAGGCGGGTAATTTCGGGCACGTCGATACCGGTGGTGAGCAGATCCACCGTCACGACGATGCTGGGGAGACTTTCATTCTTGAAGCGCCGTATGGCCGCATCAATATTCTTGCGATTGCCGATGCTGCCGGTGATCTTCATGACGGCATCCGTATCCACCAGTTCCTCGGCGTAGATCTCCTTGAGGATGCGGACGATCATGTCCGCGTGATGGTCATTGACGGCATAAATGAGCGTCTTTCCGGAGGAAACATCTTCGGGATCAATGTCTTTGGCTATTTCCCGCAAAATCTCGCGGTTGAAGTTCTCATTGATCACGGTCTTGTTGAAGTCGTCCACGTCAAAATCAAGCTCGTCTTCCAGCAGTCGGCTGTTGGTAACTTCGCCGGTAAGCGGATCATAAACGGCCACTGTATCGCCGTGTTTGTAGTGAATACCCTGCTCACTGAGAGTCGTGCTGAGCTGGTGCGGCGCGTCATGGTCCACCAGGAATCCGTCAATGACCGCCTCCCGGTAGGAGTAGCAGAACACGGGCGATCCGAAAATCTTCGTGGTCTGGAGCGCGGGCGTGGCCGTCAGAGCGATTTTGACCGCCTGAAAATAGTCGATGACCTCGCGGTATTTGCTCTGGTAGTCGCGCTGATCGCGGTACAACTGCTCGTCGTCGGTCATTTCCCGGTCAAGAATATAGCCCCGGTGCGCTTCATCCACGATGATCAGATCATAGTCGGTGACCGACGGCATGGACTCGCTGCCTTCACTGTACAGAATGCGTTTGACCATGCCCTGCACAGTGGCGACGTGGACACGGGCTTCCTTGTCGATTGCTTTATCCGTCAGCCCGTTGATGGCGTAAATCTCGTCCAGGGGATGCAGTTCCTCAAGCTTGATGTCCTTGAATACATCCAGAGCCTGCGTGCCCAGGGCATTGCGATCCACAAGGAACAGGATGCGACGGAAACGTTCGCTTTTCAAAAAGCGGTACATCATGCCCAGCACTGTCCGGGTTTTCCCCGTCCCCGTGGCCATGGCCAGCAGAACCGTTTGCGCCCCGCTCTTCACGGCCCGCTCGGCCGCCTCGACGGCGCGGAGCTGGTACTCACGCAGATTGAGGCCGTTTTTATCGGTAAGAAAGTCGGCGGACATGGCTTCAAGGCGTCGGTCGCCCTGGGCAATATCGCGCTCCAGAAGCTCTTCCAGACCGGTGGGACTCATCCAGCCGTGCAGGGCCTGGGGCGCATTGGAAGCATGGCGCACGTCCTGAAACCAGATGCCGGATTTTTCCTCGTATTGCCGGATATAGGGTCTGCCGTTGGCGGCAAAGAGAAAGGGCACGCGGAAGCCGCGCCACTCGCCTATGGTGTGAGCCAGGTGCTCCTTGCGGATATGGCGGGCGTAGTCCTTACACTGATGGTCGAGCACAGCGGGAATATCCTTGTGGCCGGCCTTGGCCTCAATGATGCCCACCAGCCGCGTACCCGCAAACAGAGCATAGTCGGCAAAACCCCTGTTGCCCACAGAGGAATCCGTGGGCCATTCGGCTATGGCCAGATTCCGTCCGGCTTGCGGTCGCGTGCCGAGGGAATGGCGCAAGGTTTCGGAATCCGCCTCCCAGCCCACTTTTCTGAGTTGTTCGTCAATGAGATACCGGGTTTCGGCTTCAGACACATGGCGCTTGCCCGCGGCAACGGCGGCGCGTTTGCGGCGGATGTCTTCCGGCACGGCAGCTGCCTGCGCTGCGCGGGAAACAGCCTGATCCGCCAGGGCGTTTTCCTGCCCGGCTTTCTCTTTTGATTCAAACGGAGACGGCCCGGAGTTTTCAACATCTTGAGGCGCGACAAAATCCAGTTGCCGATAGGATTCATCGCCGTAGGTCTGAAAAAACCACCCGCACAGGCTGTGCGTGATCTGCAAAAAATACAGTATCTTTGCTTCGGGGAGCCTCACTCCCTCATGGGCGGCCCTGTTGCGGGCTCTGCGCATCAGGTGGAAGGCGGCGGCGACATCCGCGGGGAGCACCTCGCGCCGCTGGAGAATGTCGATGCGCTCCACCGCGTCGCAGTGGTCGGGCAGGGTGATGTCGTCCAGGGCGAACATGACCCGGATCATGCCTTCGCACAGCAGGCCCGCCTTCATCAGGCAGGACTGCGGGTCCGAACGCAGATAGCGTTCGGCCAGCATGCCGAGTTCCGCCAGCTCCGGGAATTTTTCGTGTAGAAACGCGAAGTTGGACACCATACTCAATCTCCAAAAAAAGATATCTTTTATCTCGTAAACAATATCCAGCCTCTCTGCCGGAAAAGTTTCAGGAATTCATGGATTCGGTCTCTGGCGCATACGGAGGTTGCCTGATAGAAAAAGAGAGTAGCATTCTATACCTTGTCCGACCAAAAGGCAAAATCATGCGCTCTCGTGGATCCGGTTCTGCCCGCACCAAGCCGGTTGCGGCGTGTCTGTTGTAGGCCTGCTGATCCGGTTGCAGCCCTGCTCCGCGTCTTTGGACATCCGTCGAAGGCGGCCCAAATGAAGGCCGGGCATTTCCCGGCCCGTTTTCATTTTCATCCGTAGGTGGCTACGCCTTCTACAGAACACAGTTTATTGATTCCATGTCTGCCTGACAAGAATTCTGCTATAGTTCCTGTTTACAGTTCATCATCCGACATATCAGCAACAATGAAGCTGTCGCGTTGTTCGTGTTGCGAAGGCGGCGGGGGCGTGTCTCTCTTCCTTGCTTTCTGCTCTTCCCGGTGCCGTCTGGACTCGGTCAGATACTTGGTCAAGGTTTGGGGTTTCACCTCAATCCCTTTCTCGTGCAGGCGTTCGACAATCTCTTGAGAATCAAAACCGCGCTTTTTCATCCGTTCCAGAGTCGGGGCCAGTGCGAAAATCGCCTCCTTCACGGACATGACGCGGTTCCCGTCCAGCGTGACAGCGGCGGGCTTGAGTCTGGTAAACTCCTGTCTGATTTCCTTCAACTGCGTCGCGGTGATGGTCATGATGTTTTCTCCTGTGTTTCGCCGGGGCGTTGCCCCGAATTGGCGTTTTGCTTTTCCGGTCGAGCGGGACGGTCGCCCACGCTTCACGAAGTGAAGCATAGTGGGCTATATCTTCGGCCTGTGCGAAGATTTCTACCCGACGCCTTACCTCATTCTCATGCCACGGGCGGAACGCGCCTGCCGGCGCTCCCTGTCCCGCGCTTCCTGCTCCTGTCGCTGCCTTTCCTCTTCCTGACGGCGCTGAAGCTGTTCAGCCCGCTTGCGCTCCACGAACTCGATATGCAGGGGCCGGATTTCCGGCAGGAGCAGAAATTCCCGATACCCCGCCATGAGCCTCTTCATTTTCTTCAACTGCGTCTCCAGCTCCTCTTTTTCCTCATGGCTTTGTTTCCTGTGGGTCATGTATTCCGCTTCAAGTCGCGTCTGTTTTCTGCGTAACGTATCCACTTCCCATTGCAGGATTTCCTTCTGTTCTTGGACAAGATGTTTGACGGCAAGCGCCTTTTTCAGCCTTTCAATGATGGAGGAGGCTTTTTCCAGCACGGACGGATAATTGAAAAGAGATGCCTTCAGCAGAAAGGAATCTTCCTGAAGCACCTTTTCCGCTTCCACGGCCTGTCGCTCATACTTTTCAATGCGCTTTTTCAGTTCTTCCTCATGCTGCTCCAATGCGCTGAGAAGTTGCCGTGAATTTCGGGAAGCCTCTTCGGACTCCTGAATCAGTTTCTCCAATGCCTCCTGTTGTTGCTTGAACTCGCGGGTATCCAGATGCTTTTTTGCGGAGCCGGGCGTTTGCTCCACGCCGCGTTCAATGGCGAAACCCCGGCTTTGCAGATGGGCGGGAAGCTCGGATTGCAGCTTTCGCAGACTCTGCCGGGTATAGATTTTGTTGGCGTTGAGACGTCCGTCCGGCGTCACCGGTACATGCAGGAAGTGCATGTGCGGCGTCTTTTCATCCATGTGAACCATTGCGGAAATGACATTCTCCGCGCCCACAAAATCCGTGAGAAAGGCTTTGCTCTCTTCAAAGAAGCGTCTGGTGTCCTCCGGGGAAAGTTTCTGGAAAAATGTGCTGTCCGATGTGACGATAAGCCCGCACATGCGCACGGCGTCCTTTCTCACGGCCTTGACCAGCAAAAGGTCGTCAATGCGATTCTGAATGGCTTGTGCGTAGTTGTCTGAGGCGGATTCATGAAGATCGTAGTTTCCTGTACTTCGGCTGTAGTCGATGTCAGGATTACTGTGGCTTTCGCGTTCGCGCCGATTGTGCGATTGAATGCCGCGAATGGCATCTTTTTTGAATTTGTCCATATGTAAGACGAGATAGGACATAGCCTTTCTCCTATGATGTTTTTCTATGGAGACAGCGGCGACAATGGCGACAAGCCATGAGTGACAACACAATCCACGTCGCCGGTCGCCATTTGCACAATGGCGACAGCGGCAAAGCGGCGGCATGAATCTGTGTCTCCGATCCGTCGCCGGTATCCGCGTTGCCGTTTTTATATTGGCGACAGGAAATGCCTTGGCATTATTGACTTGTCGCCACTGTCGCCATTGTCGCCGGTCATGCGAGACAGACAAAAACGGCTATTCCTGCCCGTCATTTTCAGGCAAAACCACAATGTATGCCCGAACCTTGCCCAGATCAGGCAATCTTCTCTCACACTTGAGCCGCCCCACCTGTGACAGCTTCAGCCATCCGGCCTCGGCCAGCACGCGGGCGGCACGCCGCTCGGAAAATCCCTTGCAGACCTCGACGCGAAAGGATTCCGGCAGAATAATGAACTCCGTGCAGCCGCCTTCACCTTTTCTCCGAAAACCCACGCGATTGACGCAGGTGGACATTTGGGTGTCCAAGTCCTGAAAGCGGCTTGCCCCGTGCTGCTCAATGAACAGGCGTACAGCGGCCAGAATGGCGGCGTCTTCGGAAGCGCCGATTCCGCCACGAGCGGCCAGCCAATCATGAAAACAGCGTTCGGCACAGCCCGGAGCGTCAAAGTCGGCGGGCAGAATTTCCATCTGCATGGCCAGTCCTCCGGCCAGACCGCAGAGAGCGAAGCGTTGGGCCACGCGCCGCACCTGTCCATCCGCTCCGGCAGGCACAAGACGATTGACCGTATTGGCAAGAGCCAGTTGCAGCTCGGACAGAACTGTTTTCAGTGTGTCGGATTCGGTCAATTTATGCAGGAAGGCGCGGCCAGCATGGCCATAATGGAAAGCGGTCAACTCTTTGAGGCGATTGACCACTGCCCCTGCATGAGGAAAACCGTGCAACTCGGTGAGCATGGACGTGTCCACGGCCAGGCCCACGAACCGCACCTCCTGACCACCTCTCGACTTGAGACCGTTTTCGGCCAGCTTGTCGGCAAGGCCGAGTTCTCCGCTGGAGAGAAAGAGCAGACGCCAGGAATGGGATTTGCGGAGATTGCCTTCGCGGCTGGAACGACCCTTGCCCTGACCGTTGGCCAGCATGTAGGCGCATTCGGCCAAAATCTTGCCGTTGACCTGCCCGACTTCATCCAGAATCAGCACATTGTCGTTGTGCAGGACTGCAATATTCTCAAGACCATTGTCTGTAGCGCGCCAGCTTCGGACGTGTTCCGGCCCGCCCCAGACAGACGCGGCAATCTGAAGGGCCGTTGTCTTGCCGGATGATGATCCGCCTTCAAAACTGAAACCACCGCCTTCCAGACCGGCCAGACGCAGCAACGGCCCGGCGAAGGCCGCGCACAGGGCAAAGCTCAGGCGCGAATTGCCGATGGAGAGTGCCGCGATTTCCCGCCAGCCGTCCAGGGTTCCGGCGATACGGTACAGATCGCTATGATGCGCGGATTGCAGAACTACATTTTCGCCGGAGGTGCTGCCGTATACGGCATCCGGCAGGATGTAGGCGATATT contains these protein-coding regions:
- the hsdR gene encoding type I restriction-modification system endonuclease; translated protein: MVSNFAFLHEKFPELAELGMLAERYLRSDPQSCLMKAGLLCEGMIRVMFALDDITLPDHCDAVERIDILQRREVLPADVAAAFHLMRRARNRAAHEGVRLPEAKILYFLQITHSLCGWFFQTYGDESYRQLDFVAPQDVENSGPSPFESKEKAGQENALADQAVSRAAQAAAVPEDIRRKRAAVAAGKRHVSEAETRYLIDEQLRKVGWEADSETLRHSLGTRPQAGRNLAIAEWPTDSSVGNRGFADYALFAGTRLVGIIEAKAGHKDIPAVLDHQCKDYARHIRKEHLAHTIGEWRGFRVPFLFAANGRPYIRQYEEKSGIWFQDVRHASNAPQALHGWMSPTGLEELLERDIAQGDRRLEAMSADFLTDKNGLNLREYQLRAVEAAERAVKSGAQTVLLAMATGTGKTRTVLGMMYRFLKSERFRRILFLVDRNALGTQALDVFKDIKLEELHPLDEIYAINGLTDKAIDKEARVHVATVQGMVKRILYSEGSESMPSVTDYDLIIVDEAHRGYILDREMTDDEQLYRDQRDYQSKYREVIDYFQAVKIALTATPALQTTKIFGSPVFCYSYREAVIDGFLVDHDAPHQLSTTLSEQGIHYKHGDTVAVYDPLTGEVTNSRLLEDELDFDVDDFNKTVINENFNREILREIAKDIDPEDVSSGKTLIYAVNDHHADMIVRILKEIYAEELVDTDAVMKITGSIGNRKNIDAAIRRFKNESLPSIVVTVDLLTTGIDVPEITRLVFLRRVKSRILFEQMLGRATRLCPDIGKDHFEVYDAVGLYTVLEPVTSMKPVVSNPSVTFSQLLDGLETMEEPPQILNQINQIIAKLQRRKRSLTDELRQHFVDMAGDTPDTFIERVQERPSEAKALLLSKRDLFELIQSEDYAGRRPVVLSDTPDALTSHTRGYGKENLRPGDYLESFARFVREQRNAIAALNTICTRPADLSRASLKSLRLALGREGFTIRQLNSALSRMSNKDIAADIISLIRRYGINAELLGHEERIRRAVSRLKQAHSFSRVEEKWIDRMEKYLLNESVLSVHTFDESVIFRDKGGFAALNKLFRNQLESIVTELNTYLYDDGGLAA
- a CDS encoding protein MobC, with protein sequence MTITATQLKEIRQEFTRLKPAAVTLDGNRVMSVKEAIFALAPTLERMKKRGFDSQEIVERLHEKGIEVKPQTLTKYLTESRRHREEQKARKRDTPPPPSQHEQRDSFIVADMSDDEL
- the mobV gene encoding MobV family relaxase; amino-acid sequence: MSYLVLHMDKFKKDAIRGIQSHNRRERESHSNPDIDYSRSTGNYDLHESASDNYAQAIQNRIDDLLLVKAVRKDAVRMCGLIVTSDSTFFQKLSPEDTRRFFEESKAFLTDFVGAENVISAMVHMDEKTPHMHFLHVPVTPDGRLNANKIYTRQSLRKLQSELPAHLQSRGFAIERGVEQTPGSAKKHLDTREFKQQQEALEKLIQESEEASRNSRQLLSALEQHEEELKKRIEKYERQAVEAEKVLQEDSFLLKASLFNYPSVLEKASSIIERLKKALAVKHLVQEQKEILQWEVDTLRRKQTRLEAEYMTHRKQSHEEKEELETQLKKMKRLMAGYREFLLLPEIRPLHIEFVERKRAEQLQRRQEEERQRQEQEARDRERRQARSARGMRMR